Proteins found in one Fusobacterium varium genomic segment:
- a CDS encoding NfeD family protein: protein MEIVWLIGAVIFTVIEFIVPGLISIWFAISAVITIFFSMVVESILYQGYFFVAISILLLILTRKYCKKIRSQKNDKVDRITGTIVEIKDIDEKGNYILYLDGKHWLGKSEVPLNVGDKAKILKIEGIKLVLEREN from the coding sequence ATGGAAATAGTATGGCTGATAGGTGCAGTAATATTTACAGTGATAGAGTTTATAGTTCCTGGACTTATTTCAATTTGGTTTGCTATTTCAGCAGTTATTACAATATTTTTTTCAATGGTAGTTGAAAGTATTCTCTACCAAGGGTATTTTTTTGTAGCTATATCAATACTCTTATTAATCTTAACAAGAAAATATTGTAAAAAAATTCGTTCTCAAAAAAATGATAAGGTAGATAGAATAACTGGAACTATAGTGGAGATTAAAGATATTGATGAAAAAGGAAATTATATTCTTTATCTTGATGGAAAGCATTGGTTAGGAAAATCTGAAGTACCTTTAAATGTTGGAGATAAAGCTAAGATCTTAAAAATTGAAGGAATAAAACTTGTTTTAGAAAGAGAAAATTAA